From a single Peromyscus maniculatus bairdii isolate BWxNUB_F1_BW_parent chromosome 4, HU_Pman_BW_mat_3.1, whole genome shotgun sequence genomic region:
- the Edf1 gene encoding endothelial differentiation-related factor 1, whose protein sequence is MAESDWDTVTVLRKKGPTAAQAKSKQAILAAQRRGEDVETSKKWAAGQNKQHSITKNTAKLDRETEELHHDRVTLEVGKVIQRGRQSKGLTQKDLATKINEKPQVIADYESGRAIPNNQVLGKIERAIGLKLRGKDIGKPIEKGPKAK, encoded by the exons ATGGCCGAGAGCGACTGGGACACCGTGACGGTGCTGCGCAAGAAGGGCCCCACGGCCGCACAGGCCAAGTCTAAGCAG gccatcttagcagctcaGAGACGAGGAGAAGATGTGGAGACATCCAAGAAAT GGGCTGCTGGCCAGAACAAGCAGCATTCCATCACTAAGAACACAGCCAAGCTAGACCGGGAGACGGAGGAGCTGCATCATGACAGGGTGACCCTGGAGGTGGGCAAAGTGATTCAGCGGGGCCGGCAGAGCAAGGGCCTGACGCAGAAGGACCTGGCCACG AAAATCAATGAAAAGCCGCAAGTCATCGCAGACTATGAAAGTGGACGGGCCATTCCGAATAACCAGGTTTTGGGCAAAATTGAGAGAGCCATCG GCCTCAAGCTCCGGGGGAAGGACATCGGGAAGCCTATCGAGAAGGGGCCGAAGGCGAAATGA